In a single window of the Bacillus clarus genome:
- a CDS encoding BC1881 family protein → MRKIPTEVLSKELMERDGVISITVKEFEKIEVAGIVVSGPAVILINQD, encoded by the coding sequence GTGAGAAAAATACCGACTGAGGTCCTGAGTAAGGAATTGATGGAAAGAGACGGTGTTATATCTATTACAGTGAAGGAATTTGAAAAAATCGAAGTAGCAGGGATAGTCGTCTCTGGACCAGCTGTTATTTTAATTAATCAAGATTAG
- a CDS encoding iron chaperone, translating to MEVFAEYLARIGNTQHRDRTEEVLVWVTKKFPNLMPKIAWNQPVFTDHGTFIIGFSVAKHYLAVAPEKVGINHFSDEIVQAGYDYNKQFVRIKWDSPVDFSLLEKMIEFNILDKTDCSTFWRK from the coding sequence ATGGAAGTTTTTGCAGAATATTTAGCGCGTATTGGTAACACGCAACATCGGGACCGAACGGAAGAAGTTTTGGTTTGGGTAACTAAGAAATTCCCAAATTTAATGCCAAAAATTGCGTGGAATCAGCCTGTATTTACCGATCATGGCACATTTATTATTGGCTTTAGCGTAGCCAAACATTATTTGGCTGTTGCCCCTGAAAAGGTAGGGATTAATCATTTTTCTGATGAAATTGTGCAGGCTGGCTACGATTACAACAAGCAGTTTGTACGTATCAAGTGGGATAGTCCGGTTGATTTCTCATTACTTGAGAAAATGATCGAGTTTAATATTTTGGATAAGACAGACTGTTCAACTTTTTGGCGGAAATAA
- a CDS encoding S-layer homology domain-containing protein — translation MKKGFYNVLAASILLQMVTIPTSSFAETTEKTVTISTEEQALQSIENHMKDEDGRGEDKGVQSETQGDFLVHIINSAPLYDSADLQRVTGVELSNQVVKAEKRKGNAYYIQTSSGAGWIQNSEGNIEVKEIYDLSNQNLVISEETATYSSPFNSYKEENVLQPQTIKVIGQAGEWFQVQVGEETKWIHSPSAKFKGTKASLIQSEAPTRKKREAVMYAAPSVENTTDIYGVPLKEMIVPKGNDSIRPGYAMNPKYITIHETDNYSVGANAKNHAQYLYNQATGTTDRSASWHFTVDDKEIYQHLPLDENGWHAGDGTNGTGNRESIAIEIAVNQDGDYNKAVENARKLAAYLMGELNIPLENVRKHQFWSGKNCPAIMIKNNAWDAFLQGTKGYYDAHHKDDITGGWYEADIRELSKRGIMVGDGNGSYWPDRLVTRGEFANLISRSLQLPDGKSNFSDLGTAHPSLVDGINRAASAGIINGRGNGIFAPNDTIKRDEAVIMIDRALQYKNIKGNLVELPFSDQDLAYDKQAVQRVYGLGIVKGNEKNEFLPKSSATRGESAAFINRMLKVIESN, via the coding sequence ATGAAAAAAGGTTTTTATAATGTTTTAGCAGCATCAATCTTATTACAAATGGTAACGATTCCGACTTCTTCTTTTGCGGAAACGACGGAAAAAACAGTAACAATTTCAACTGAAGAGCAAGCTTTGCAGAGTATCGAAAATCATATGAAAGATGAAGATGGTCGTGGGGAAGATAAAGGTGTACAAAGTGAAACGCAAGGAGATTTTCTTGTACATATAATAAATTCAGCGCCTTTATATGATTCTGCAGATTTACAGAGAGTAACGGGTGTTGAGCTGTCAAATCAAGTAGTAAAAGCAGAAAAACGAAAAGGAAATGCTTACTATATTCAAACTTCATCTGGAGCTGGATGGATACAAAATAGTGAAGGGAATATAGAGGTCAAAGAAATTTATGATTTATCAAATCAAAATCTAGTAATCAGTGAAGAGACAGCTACCTATTCTTCACCATTCAATTCATATAAAGAAGAGAATGTATTACAACCCCAAACAATTAAGGTAATTGGACAAGCTGGGGAGTGGTTTCAAGTTCAAGTAGGTGAGGAAACGAAATGGATTCATTCACCCTCTGCAAAATTTAAAGGTACAAAGGCATCTCTTATTCAAAGTGAAGCGCCAACTCGTAAAAAACGTGAAGCGGTTATGTATGCAGCACCTTCAGTAGAAAACACAACAGATATTTATGGTGTACCATTAAAAGAAATGATTGTACCGAAAGGGAATGATAGTATTCGCCCAGGTTATGCAATGAATCCGAAATATATTACAATCCATGAAACGGATAATTATAGTGTAGGTGCAAATGCAAAAAATCATGCGCAATACTTATATAATCAAGCAACAGGAACGACAGATCGTTCAGCGTCTTGGCATTTCACAGTAGATGATAAAGAGATTTATCAGCACCTTCCGTTAGACGAAAATGGCTGGCATGCTGGAGATGGAACGAACGGAACTGGTAATAGAGAATCGATTGCGATTGAAATTGCAGTAAATCAAGATGGTGATTATAATAAAGCTGTAGAAAATGCTCGTAAACTAGCAGCTTATTTAATGGGAGAATTAAATATCCCTTTAGAAAATGTGAGGAAGCATCAATTTTGGAGTGGGAAAAACTGCCCAGCAATTATGATTAAGAATAATGCATGGGATGCATTCTTACAAGGAACAAAGGGCTACTATGACGCCCATCATAAAGATGATATTACAGGCGGTTGGTATGAAGCTGATATTCGTGAATTAAGTAAAAGAGGAATTATGGTTGGAGATGGTAACGGATCGTATTGGCCAGATCGTCTTGTAACACGTGGTGAATTTGCAAACTTAATTTCAAGATCATTACAATTACCAGATGGAAAATCAAATTTCTCAGATTTAGGTACAGCGCATCCATCGTTAGTAGATGGTATTAATCGTGCAGCGAGTGCTGGGATTATAAATGGGAGAGGAAATGGTATTTTTGCTCCGAATGATACAATTAAACGTGATGAAGCTGTTATTATGATTGATCGTGCGTTGCAGTATAAAAATATTAAAGGGAATTTAGTAGAATTACCATTCTCTGATCAAGACCTAGCTTATGATAAACAAGCTGTTCAGCGTGTTTATGGATTAGGGATTGTAAAAGGTAATGAAAAGAACGAATTTTTACCAAAAAGTTCGGCAACGCGTGGAGAATCAGCAGCATTTATAAATAGAATGTTAAAAGTAATAGAGAGCAATTAA
- a CDS encoding nuclease-related domain-containing protein, translating into MEYVLICVILALLAGVFVLFYKNKQLESENQQLEFEKTKAIETHQSEIAATITEHKEQQDTLKSMEKKKYNDLKVSAAREVENMRMMKNQLAVQHSKERSDMQEKHSNEIHMLQSLMTDLRAYSKNAEEINTHEILHYMKRGFIQQGLVFANELHIIPNVFIRNEKYRGGNKVNDNRIHHLVLCTTGIYVLETKEWKGQLIHGLTKENAGIYSFMIDEIGKYQQEVEKEETFDFITEGTSLTLKIENEGNPAYKVKKLSKVVNNYLKEINPAIIKEEVKPILYFGNEMSESGKEVIDLSNEKFPRLKNREELVTYFKNERLKGNVLYTAQELEEIREIIERMSLMTV; encoded by the coding sequence ATGGAATATGTACTAATATGTGTGATCTTAGCTTTATTAGCTGGAGTGTTTGTGCTGTTTTATAAGAACAAACAGTTAGAATCAGAGAATCAGCAGTTAGAATTTGAAAAGACAAAAGCGATTGAAACGCATCAAAGTGAGATTGCAGCTACGATTACAGAGCATAAAGAACAACAGGATACGTTAAAGAGTATGGAGAAGAAAAAGTACAATGATTTAAAAGTGAGTGCAGCTAGAGAAGTTGAAAATATGCGAATGATGAAGAATCAATTGGCTGTGCAGCATAGTAAGGAACGTAGTGATATGCAAGAGAAACATAGTAATGAAATACATATGTTGCAAAGTTTAATGACAGATTTAAGAGCGTATTCTAAAAACGCTGAAGAAATAAATACACATGAAATATTACATTATATGAAACGAGGGTTTATCCAGCAAGGGCTTGTATTTGCAAATGAACTTCATATCATCCCGAATGTATTTATACGAAATGAGAAGTATAGGGGCGGGAATAAAGTCAATGATAACCGAATTCATCATCTTGTATTATGTACGACAGGTATTTATGTGCTTGAGACAAAAGAATGGAAAGGTCAATTAATTCACGGATTAACGAAGGAGAATGCAGGGATTTATTCATTTATGATTGATGAAATAGGGAAGTATCAACAAGAAGTTGAAAAGGAAGAGACATTTGATTTTATTACAGAGGGTACTTCATTAACTTTAAAAATAGAAAATGAAGGAAATCCAGCGTATAAAGTGAAAAAGCTATCAAAGGTTGTAAATAATTATTTGAAAGAAATCAATCCAGCTATTATAAAAGAAGAAGTGAAGCCAATTTTATATTTCGGCAATGAGATGAGTGAGAGTGGAAAAGAAGTGATTGATCTTTCTAATGAAAAATTCCCAAGGTTAAAGAATAGAGAAGAGCTTGTCACTTATTTTAAAAATGAAAGATTGAAAGGGAACGTGTTATATACAGCACAAGAACTAGAAGAAATAAGAGAAATAATCGAGCGTATGAGTTTAATGACAGTTTAG